One segment of Ziziphus jujuba cultivar Dongzao chromosome 12, ASM3175591v1 DNA contains the following:
- the LOC107417637 gene encoding BAG family molecular chaperone regulator 6 yields the protein MMESPFFRSHWNNFPLRSVYSPSVRQVPVQRQSKPTTPKVVSVPVHFVSSERTTSDSALKIQKVFRGFLVRKSVKKIASIRREVNEIEKRISKQETVELIREDSKESLRVNETLMNLLFRLDSVTGVDSGVRECRKAVIKKVIALQERMDSIVAGDQTSGGDAIDETLESNQAAEMKVVDEVAENPSELQAEAPEAECSSTLLADCANSSEIDKDRAPEIEESVTEAAKACVLEPLDQDKSLSNPKIETEALYLKDESQEKVEAIENEESIGDPNGSTEEKLGTNCETESQSGSSPNPQGVIEGEEENSLVKENDGMEVVQDGKNEEKVEENCTIGDGENTKKNKDLLERMIEDNDRMMGLMAELFQRNEMQTKLLSSLSQRVGLLEKAFVCDKLRKKKKRCASGTVDCLEKSEDSTKKCGGKR from the coding sequence ATGATGGAGAGCCCGTTCTTCAGAAGCCATTGGAACAATTTCCCGCTACGCTCTGTCTACTCGCCGAGCGTGAGACAAGTCCCAGTCCAGCGCCAATCTAAGCCAACCACGCCGAAGGTGGTTTCGGTTCCCGTCCACTTCGTTAGCTCCGAACGGACCACGTCCGACTCGGCGCTGAAGATCCAGAAGGTGTTCAGAGGATTCTTGGTGAGGAAGAGCGTGAAGAAGATCGCGTCGATTAGGCGCGAGGTTAATGAGATCGAGAAGAGGATTTCGAAGCAGGAAACGGTGGAATTGATTCGGGAAGATTCCAAGGAGAGTTTGAGGGTGAATGAGACTTTGATGAATTTGCTTTTCAGGTTGGATTCGGTGACAGGCGTTGATTCTGGAGTTAGGGAGTGCCGGAAGGCGGTGATCAAGAAAGTAATCGCATTGCAGGAAAGAATGGATTCCATCGTTGCCGGCGATCAGACCTCCGGCGGTGATGCAATCGATGAAACTTTGGAGTCTAACCAAGCCGCAGAGATGAAAGTTGTAGATGAAGTTGCAGAGAATCCTTCTGAATTGCAAGCTGAAGCCCCTGAAGCCGAATGTTCTTCGACATTGTTGGCAGATTGTGCGAATTCTTCCGAAATTGATAAGGATCGAGCCCCTGAAATTGAAGAAAGTGTTACAGAGGCTGCAAAAGCTTGCGTTTTGGAGCCGCTGGATCAGGATAAGTCTCTGTCTAATCCGAAAATAGAAACAGAAGCTCTGTATTTAAAAGATGAAAGCCAAGAGAAAGTGGAAGCAATTGAGAATGAAGAATCAATTGGGGATCCAAATGGGAGCACGGAAGAGAAACTGGGGACGAATTGTGAAACCGAAAGCCAATCTGGGTCATCTCCAAATCCTCAAGGTGTGATTGAAGGTGAAGAGGAAAATTCACTGGTTAAGGAAAACGATGGGATGGAAGTAGTCCAAGATGGTAAAAACGAAGAGAAAGTAGAAGAAAATTGCACTATTGGAGACGGagaaaataccaaaaagaatAAGGATCTGCTGGAGAGGATGATAGAAGACAACGATAGAATGATGGGTTTGATGGCAGAGCTCTTTCAGAGGAACGAAATGCAAACCAAGTTGCTGAGCTCTCTATCACAGAGGGTGGGACTGCTGGAGAAAGCTTTTGTTTGTGATAaattgaggaagaagaagaaaagatgtGCTTCTGGGACTGTAGATTGCCTTGAAAAATCTGAGGATTCAACTAAGAAATGTGGTGGAAAAAGATAG
- the LOC107417623 gene encoding uncharacterized protein LOC107417623: MEQENASKLGMIVILHNAVIVTMDSESQVFQNGGIVIENDRIKAIGQSSSVLQQFSTLAHQIIDLDGQILLPGLVNTHVHTSQQLGRGVADDVDLMTWLHGRIWPYESNMTEEDSYISTLLCGIELIHSGVTCFAEAGGQHVSGMAKAVELLGLRACLTQSTMDTGDGLPASWAAQTTDDCIQSQRKLYEKHHDTADGRIRVWFGIRQIMNSTDRLLLETRDIARELKTGIHMHVAEIPYENETVVKTRNADHGTVTYLEKIGLLQSNLLAAHTVYVNDAEIDFLSKAGVKVSHCPASAMRMLGFAPVREMLDAGVCVSLGTDGAPANNRMSIVDEMYLASLINKGREVYANGSINPTAFPAETVLKMVTVNGAKTVLWNDEIGSLEVGKKADLVVVNPSCWSMVPVHDCISNLVYCMRTENIVSVMCNGRWIMKDKKIVNVNEEEVISVAKLASAELLKRAGIKIPNRMNII, from the exons ATGGAGCAGGAAAATGCTAGTAAGTTGGGTATGATTGTTATACTCCATAATGCTGTGATCGTCACCATGGATTCCGAGAGCCAAGTTTTTCAAAACGGTGGGATCGTCATCGAGAATGATCGAATTAAAGCCATTGGTCAGTCTTCCTCTGTGCTCCAACAATTCTCCACTCTCGCTCATCAAATTATAGATCTCGATGGCCAAATTTTACTCCCTG GATTGGTGAACACGCACGTGCACACCTCTCAGCAGCTAGGAAGAGGGGTTGCAGATGATGTTGATTTGATGACATGGTTGCATGGTCGCATTTGGCCTTACGAATCCAACATGACCGAGGAGGATTCCTATATATCCACTTTGCTTTGCGGTATTGAGCTTATCCACTCTGGT GTAACTTGCTTTGCTGAAGCAGGCGGGCAACATGTATCTGGAATGGCAAAGGCCGTGGAGTTATTAGGGTTGCGTGCTTGTTTAACTCAGTCAACTATGGATACTGGTGATGGTTTGCCAGCATCGTGGGCTGCTCAAACTACAGATGATTGTATTCAG TCTCAAAGAAAACTTTACGAGAAGCACCATGATACAGCAGATGGACGCATCCGAGTCTGGTTTGGAATTAGGCAAATTATGAATTCAACCGATCGTTTATTACTTGAAACGAGAGACATTGCGAGAGAACTTAAAACTGGAATCCACATG CATGTTGCAGAGATTCCCTATGAGAACGAAACTGTGGTTAAGACACGAAATGCTGATCATGGAACTGTTACCTATTTGGAAAAGATAGGGCTTCTTCAAAGCAATTTACTAGCAGCTCATACGGTTTACGTCAATGATGCTGAG ATTGATTTTCTGTCCAAAGCTGGGGTAAAAGTATCTCATTGTCCTGCTTCTGCAATGAGGATGCTTGGATTTGCACCTGTTAGAGAGATGCTTGATGCTGGTGTTTGTGTTTCATTGGGGACAGATGGGGCACCAGCCAATAATAGAATGAGCATTG TTGATGAGATGTACTTGGCTTCTTTGATTAACAAAGGACGGGAAGTGTATGCAAATGGGTCAATCAATCCTACTGCTTTCCCAGCTGAAACAGTTCTAAAAATGGTGACTGTAAATGGAGCAAAAACAGTACTTTGGAATGATGAAATAGGGTCACTTGAGGTTGGCAAAAAG GCTGATTTGGTTGTAGTCAACCCTTCCTGTTGGTCCATGGTTCCTGTCCATGACTG CATTTCCAATCTAGTGTATTGCATGCGAACCGAAAACATAGTCTCCGTAATGTGCAATGGCAGATGGATTATGAAGGATAAAAAGATTGTGAATGTGAATGAG GAAGAAGTTATTTCAGTGGCAAAGTTGGCTTCTGCAGAACTTCTGAAGAGAGCAGGCATCAAAATCCCAAACAGAATGAATATCATCTGA
- the LOC132800180 gene encoding uncharacterized protein LOC132800180: MPPSASHAEKPEKFNGANFKRWQQNMLLYLTTLGLAKYLTEDAPPSNEESNRETLMAVDAWNNSDYLCRNYVLNSLSNALYGVYCGTKSTKELWETLDVKYKTENAGSGKFITSRFLDYMMVDTKPLMNQVHELQVLIQEMLTEGMIMNEALQVACLIEKVPPSWSDFKNYLKHKKKRWI; this comes from the coding sequence ATGCCCCCATCTGCTAGTCATGCAGAGAAACCTGAAaagtttaatggagcaaactttAAGAGGTGGCAGCAGAATATGCTACTTTACTTGACCACACTAGGACTTGCAAAGTACCTTACTGAAGATGCGCCACCCAGTAATGAAGAGAGTAATAGGGAGACACTCATGGCggtggatgcatggaataattccgattacttatgtcggaattatgtTCTGAATAGCCTGTCTAATGCTTTGTATGGTGTATACTGTGGCACCAAGTCAACTAAAGAGTTGTGGGAAACACTGGACGTGAAGTATAAGACTGAGAATGCGGGTTCAGGAAAGTTTATTACAAGCCGATTtttggactacatgatggtaGATACGAAGCCATTAATGAATCAGGTGCATGAGTTGCAGGTGCTGATTCAAGAAATGCTTACTGAAGGGATGATCATGAATGAAGCCTTACAAGTGGCTTGTTTGATTGAAAAGGTACCTCCAAGCTGGAGTGACTTCAAgaattatctgaagcacaaaAAAAAGAGATGGATATAG
- the LOC107417631 gene encoding auxin-responsive protein SAUR40 yields MNWIKEKPKKGNLIIKTWERCKSIGRGGRKSSPGKARALKLKSRSWPRIDCTMPREVEEKREKKGRVAPDGCFSVYVGPQKQRFVVKTEYANHPLFKMLLEEAESEFGYDSQGPLVLPCNVEIFCKVLMEMDDAGDTDKIHRGCGGFAKRHGSYHLLSPSHMVAINQF; encoded by the coding sequence ATGAATTGGATCAAGGAAAAGCCAAAAAAGGGCAACTTGATCATCAAAACTTGGGAGAGATGCAAGTCAATCGGGCGCGGAGGTCGGAAGAGCTCGCCGGGAAAGGCTAGAGCTCTGAAACTGAAGAGCCGATCATGGCCACGCATTGATTGTACGATGCCGCGGGAAGTAGAAGAAAAACGTGAAAAGAAAGGCAGAGTTGCGCCTGATGGGTGTTTCTCGGTCTATGTGGGACCCCAAAAGCAGAGGTTCGTGGTGAAAACAGAGTATGCGAACCACCCTCTGTTCAAGATGTTGCTTGAAGAAGCCGAGTCAGAGTTCGGTTACGATAGCCAAGGCCCTCTTGTCCTTCCTTGCAACGTCGAGATTTTTTGCAAGGTGTTGATGGAAATGGACGATGCCGGCGATACCGATAAGATCCATCGAGGCTGCGGTGGATTTGCTAAGCGCCATGGATCTTATCACCTTCTTAGCCCTTCTCATATGGTTGCCATAAATCAGTTCTAG